A section of the Lampris incognitus isolate fLamInc1 chromosome 8, fLamInc1.hap2, whole genome shotgun sequence genome encodes:
- the LOC130116348 gene encoding paraneoplastic antigen Ma2 homolog codes for MERTELVSELKSWYRGEGLDETHALMTIIPEEVEISEVEETLQTLKCLGWVCVRGRNFSARLNRRMVLCESRETVKEETVPPEVVPTDDGEAWPIIIIGEAQAAAEEFNTKLKGLLQAEGKTMEDLKSLLPSAPPPTSSTESILRAVRDLLDKTTKPADGGSYCRLRMFSGALPTPLGEEPFDHWLEQAWLMVEETECSDREKRRRLMGSLKGPALEIIKAVRHTNPDASPKECLEAIESTFGSAESGDDLYFAFRLMQQQKGEKLSDFLRRLERSLAKVIQRSGLPASYMDRARLEQLLRGATASDLMLIQLRLRERKAAPPNFLQLLTEIRAEEEYEASRKKLSASVHQVHANPEVCIRQAEIQSLKAEIKELKSMVASVVTKSAHVKDDYIEDTPRSTPPGPENRQDTELAALKKQLK; via the coding sequence ATGGAAAGAACTGAATTAGTGTCAGAGCTAAAGAGCTGGTACCGTGGTGAGGGTCTGGATGAGACTCATGCGCTGATGACCATCATCCCAGAAGAAGTGGAGATCAGTGAAGTTGAAGAAACCCTTCAAACTCTCAAATGTTTAGGATGGGTGTGTGTCCGTGGGAGGAATTTCAGTGCAAGACTAAACCGACGGATGGTCTTGTGTGAGAGCAGAGAGACTGTTAAGGAGGAGACTGTTCCTCCTGAAGTTGTGCCTACTGATGATGGAGAGGCGTGGCCTATTATCATCATAGGAGAGGCGCAGGCAGCCGCTGAAGAGTTTAATACTAAACTAAAAGGGTTGCTGCAGGCTGAAGGAAAGACAATGGAGGACCTTAAATCATTATTACCCAGTGCACCCCCGCCCACTAGTTCCACTGAATCCATCCTTCGTGCCGTCAGAGATTTGTTGGACAAGACAACAAAACCAGCTGATGGTGGGAGTTATTGTCGACTACGCATGTTCTCAGGAGCCCTACCAACCCCACTAGGTGAGGAACCCTTTGACCATTGGCTAGAACAAGCATGGCTTATGGTGGAGGAGACTGAATGCTCTGATAGAGAGAAAAGACGCAGATTAATGGGAAGCTTGAAAGGGCCTGCGCTAGAAATCATAAAGGCAGTGCGGCACACCAACCCTGATGCCAGCCCAAAGGAGTGCTTGGAAGCCATCGAAAGTACCTTTGGAAGTGCTGAGTCTGGAGATGATCTCTACTTCGCATTCCGATTGATGCAACAGCAAAAAGGAGAGAAGTTATCAGATTTCCTCAGACGTCTAGAGCGGTCTCTAGCTAAGGTGATTCAAAGAAGTGGCCTCCCTGCTAGCTACATGGATAGAGCCCGATTGGAGCAACTGCTGAGGGGTGCTACAGCCTCAGACTTGATGCTGATCCAGCTGCGCTTGAGAGAAAGAAAGGCAGCGCCCCCAAACTTTCTGCAGCTTTTGACTGAGATTCGTGCTGAGGAAGAGTACGAAGCTTCTAGGAAGAAGCTCAGTGCCTCAGTACACCAAGTACATGCTAATCCAGAAGTGTGTATAAGGCAAGCTGAAATCCAGAGCTTAAAAGCTGAAATAAAAGAGCTTAAGTCAATGGTTGCCTCAGTAGTGACCAAATCAGCCCATGTCAAAGATGATTACATAGAGGATACACCCAGGAGTACACCACCTGGCCCAGAGAACCGCCAGGACACCGAGCTGGCTGCCTTGAAAAAACAACTGAAATGA